From the genome of Ectobacillus sp. JY-23, one region includes:
- the metH gene encoding methionine synthase: MSRVEQALQERILILDGAMGTMIQQYDLAADDFGGEVYEGCNEYLVKTRPDIILSIHKAYLEAGADIIETNTFGATNIVLSDYHLSHLDEELNELAAKLAKQAVAEVGKEAFVAGAMGPTTKAISVTGGVTFEELIQAYMRQARGLLRGGVDVLLVETSQDMRNVKAASIGIRQAFEETGITVPLMISGTIEPMGTTLAGQSIEAFYLSIEHLKPLAVGLNCATGPEFMRDHIRTLNEVSESYISCYPNAGLPDEDGHYHESPQSLAKKVQAFAEEGWINIVGGCCGTTPAHIRAMKQELVSLSPRTKKVRQGHSVSGLESLQYEESMRPLFVGERTNVIGSRAFKRLIAEGKFEEAAEIARAQVKRGAHVIDICMADPDRDEKEDMEKFLQTVTKMLKVPIVIDSTDEEVMERALTYIQGKAILNSINLENGEERFEKVIPLLHKYGAAIVVGTIDEIGMAVTAERKLEIALRSYKLLTETYGVRPSDIIFDPLVFPVGTGDEEYIGSALATVEGLRLIKEALPECLTILGVSNISFGLPPAGREVLNSVFLYHATKAGLDYAIVNTEKLERYASISDEEKALADRLLFQTNQQTLEEFTAFYRVAKQKSVEVQETFTLEERLANYIVEGTKQGLFDDLQIALDEGQKPLDIINGPLMSGMDEVGRLFNNNELIVAEVLQSAESMKAAVSYLEPHMEQTDVKKKGKVVLATVKGDVHDIGKNLVEIILANNGFEIVNLGINIRSDELIRQVQEHKPDIIGLSGLLVKSAQQMVTTAEDLKAADIHVPILVGGAALTRKFTDTRISPSYEGLVLYASDAMNGLDLANRLQRPDEREKLIVEKREKKVTVAPSVAIVPEEYVPVPLEVAEVLRPHTLQRVVMKDIPVSYITPFLNRQMLLGHHLGVKGNVQKLLAQGDVKAVELNALIDELLQEETWLRPQVVYQFFPVKADGQNIYIYDPSQEKRLESFTFPRQQKTPHRTLADYLHPTERDYVAFFSVTVGSGVREVAEKWKQEGDYLRSHAIQSLALELAEALAEYTHMLIRDRWGFPDPVRMTMEERFRAKYRGIRVSFGYPACPELADQEKLFRLLRPEEIGVELTDGYMMNPEASVTAMVFSHPEARYFSVM; this comes from the coding sequence ATGAGCAGGGTTGAACAAGCATTGCAGGAACGAATTCTCATTCTTGACGGCGCAATGGGAACAATGATTCAACAATATGATTTAGCAGCAGATGACTTTGGTGGCGAAGTATATGAAGGATGTAACGAATATCTTGTAAAAACAAGACCAGATATTATTTTATCCATCCATAAAGCATATTTAGAAGCGGGTGCCGATATTATTGAAACCAATACATTCGGAGCTACTAATATTGTATTAAGCGACTATCATTTATCTCATTTAGATGAAGAGTTAAATGAATTAGCAGCCAAACTTGCAAAACAAGCAGTTGCTGAAGTGGGAAAAGAAGCCTTTGTGGCAGGAGCAATGGGGCCGACAACAAAAGCCATTAGCGTAACAGGTGGTGTTACGTTTGAAGAGCTTATTCAGGCATATATGCGACAAGCGCGCGGTTTATTGCGGGGCGGTGTGGATGTATTACTTGTAGAAACAAGCCAAGATATGCGCAACGTAAAGGCTGCATCGATCGGAATACGCCAGGCATTTGAAGAAACGGGTATTACGGTGCCGCTTATGATCTCAGGTACGATTGAACCTATGGGAACGACACTTGCGGGTCAAAGTATAGAAGCCTTCTATTTATCTATTGAACACTTAAAACCGCTCGCGGTTGGTCTGAACTGTGCGACTGGTCCGGAATTTATGCGTGATCATATCAGAACTTTGAATGAGGTATCGGAAAGTTATATTTCTTGTTATCCCAATGCAGGTTTGCCCGACGAAGACGGTCATTACCATGAATCGCCGCAATCGCTTGCAAAAAAAGTCCAAGCATTCGCAGAAGAAGGCTGGATAAATATTGTTGGTGGATGCTGCGGAACTACACCGGCTCATATCCGTGCAATGAAACAGGAGCTTGTATCGCTTTCGCCGAGAACCAAAAAAGTGAGACAAGGTCATTCTGTAAGCGGCCTCGAGAGCCTACAATATGAAGAATCCATGCGCCCACTTTTTGTAGGTGAACGCACCAATGTCATTGGCTCTCGAGCATTCAAACGTTTAATCGCTGAGGGAAAATTCGAAGAAGCAGCAGAAATAGCTAGGGCGCAAGTGAAGCGGGGCGCCCACGTTATTGATATTTGTATGGCAGATCCTGATCGCGATGAAAAAGAAGATATGGAAAAGTTTTTACAAACTGTGACCAAAATGCTGAAGGTTCCCATTGTTATTGATTCTACTGACGAAGAAGTAATGGAACGTGCACTTACCTATATCCAAGGTAAAGCGATCTTAAATTCTATTAATCTCGAAAATGGAGAAGAACGCTTTGAGAAGGTGATTCCTCTTCTGCATAAATATGGTGCTGCAATTGTAGTAGGAACAATTGATGAAATTGGAATGGCGGTCACCGCGGAAAGGAAGCTGGAAATCGCACTAAGAAGTTATAAGTTGTTGACTGAAACATACGGTGTGAGACCTTCAGATATTATTTTCGACCCACTTGTATTTCCAGTCGGAACGGGCGATGAAGAATATATAGGATCGGCTCTAGCGACTGTGGAGGGCTTGCGGTTAATCAAAGAGGCGTTACCAGAATGCTTAACAATACTTGGTGTTAGTAATATTTCATTTGGCTTGCCACCTGCTGGGCGAGAGGTTTTAAACTCTGTATTTCTATATCACGCGACAAAAGCGGGTCTTGACTATGCAATCGTTAATACTGAAAAGCTAGAGCGCTATGCTTCTATTTCAGATGAAGAAAAAGCGTTGGCAGACCGCTTGCTGTTTCAAACAAATCAACAGACACTGGAAGAATTTACAGCCTTTTACCGCGTTGCAAAGCAGAAAAGTGTTGAGGTGCAAGAAACATTTACATTGGAGGAAAGGTTAGCAAATTATATTGTAGAAGGAACAAAGCAAGGTTTATTTGATGACTTGCAAATTGCTTTAGATGAAGGGCAGAAGCCGCTTGATATTATCAACGGACCACTTATGTCAGGTATGGATGAAGTAGGACGTTTGTTTAACAATAATGAGCTCATTGTGGCGGAAGTGCTGCAAAGTGCAGAAAGCATGAAGGCAGCGGTAAGTTATTTGGAACCACATATGGAGCAAACAGATGTGAAAAAGAAAGGAAAGGTTGTACTGGCAACAGTCAAAGGAGATGTACACGATATTGGAAAAAATCTTGTTGAGATCATTTTAGCAAACAATGGCTTTGAAATCGTCAACTTGGGTATTAATATTCGCTCGGATGAGTTGATTCGCCAAGTGCAGGAGCATAAACCTGATATTATTGGCTTATCTGGTCTTCTGGTGAAATCTGCACAGCAGATGGTTACCACAGCCGAAGATCTAAAGGCAGCCGATATTCATGTGCCGATTTTGGTAGGTGGAGCAGCTTTGACACGAAAGTTTACAGATACACGCATTTCACCATCTTATGAAGGTTTGGTTTTATATGCAAGTGATGCAATGAACGGCCTTGATCTTGCCAATCGTTTACAGCGTCCTGATGAACGTGAAAAGCTAATCGTAGAAAAAAGAGAAAAAAAGGTAACGGTTGCCCCTTCAGTAGCAATAGTACCGGAAGAATATGTACCTGTTCCACTAGAAGTGGCGGAAGTATTGCGTCCTCATACATTGCAACGTGTCGTTATGAAAGATATTCCTGTGTCATATATTACGCCCTTTTTAAACAGACAGATGCTCCTTGGTCATCATCTTGGTGTGAAAGGAAATGTACAAAAGTTATTGGCACAAGGAGATGTGAAAGCTGTTGAATTAAACGCGCTTATTGATGAGTTGCTACAGGAAGAAACTTGGCTTCGTCCGCAAGTTGTATATCAGTTTTTCCCTGTTAAAGCAGATGGACAAAATATTTATATCTATGATCCATCTCAAGAGAAACGACTTGAAAGCTTCACTTTTCCTCGTCAACAAAAAACACCGCATCGCACTCTTGCTGACTACTTGCATCCAACAGAACGTGATTATGTAGCGTTTTTCTCCGTTACTGTCGGGTCTGGTGTACGAGAAGTAGCTGAAAAGTGGAAGCAAGAAGGAGATTATTTACGCAGTCATGCCATTCAATCATTAGCACTTGAATTGGCCGAGGCTTTGGCTGAATATACGCACATGTTAATTCGTGACCGCTGGGGCTTTCCGGATCCGGTGCGTATGACAATGGAGGAGCGCTTCCGTGCGAAATATAGAGGCATTCGAGTTTCGTTCGGTTATCCAGCGTGTCCGGAGCTTGCTGATCAAGAAAAATTGTTTCGTTTGCTACGTCCGGAAGAAATTGGTGTTGAATTGACGGACGGTTATATGATGAACCCCGAGGCTTCGGTTACGGCAATGGTATTTTCACATCCGGAAGCAAGATATTTTAGTGTAATGTAA
- a CDS encoding bifunctional homocysteine S-methyltransferase/methylenetetrahydrofolate reductase produces the protein MLRKRIEEGILLGDGAIGTLLHSHGLQSCLEELNLEQPERIIDIHRQYREAGAEVIQTHTYGANEGKLRAYGLEEQVVAINRAAVRNARVGAEGAYILGTIGGVKHTGAMITTEAEREFMLLEQAYALLEEGVDGLILETFYDEKELIRALRILRSRTDIPIITQVALHEAGLTQTGRYIEDVFAELFQSGADVAGLNCRLGPLHMIESLTYVPLPQKGHLSAYPNAGLPKYVDGTYVYEGTPEYFKDMVNQFANQGVKLIGGCCGTTPAHIRAMKEALQQAPVLRKEVERRNIITIAEARSRQTGNSLAEKAKEERTIIVELDPPKTLDTSRFFEGAKALKRAGADAITLADNSLASPRISNMALGAMLMRQNIPVLTHLTCRDHNLIGLQSHLLGLASLGMNEVLALTGDPARVGDFPGATSVYDVSSFELISMMKQMNQGKSPLGKSIGDATSFSVAAAFNPNVRHIDAAVKRMEKKIAAGADYFLTQPVYDVETLLRTYEATRHVKVPIFIGIMPLVSKRNADFLHYEVPGITLPENIRQRMDCQPQQAIQEGLAISKELLAAAVTMFHGIYLITPFLRYELTEELVQYAKIQQEANV, from the coding sequence ATGTTACGAAAAAGAATTGAGGAAGGTATCTTACTAGGTGATGGAGCAATCGGAACATTGCTCCATTCTCATGGATTGCAGAGTTGTTTGGAAGAACTCAATCTAGAACAACCAGAGCGCATCATTGATATACATCGTCAATATAGAGAGGCAGGAGCAGAGGTTATCCAAACACATACATATGGTGCTAATGAAGGGAAATTGCGCGCATATGGCTTGGAGGAGCAGGTTGTTGCTATTAATAGAGCCGCGGTTAGAAACGCTAGAGTCGGAGCAGAGGGTGCTTATATCCTTGGGACGATTGGTGGCGTGAAGCATACGGGAGCCATGATAACAACAGAAGCAGAACGTGAGTTTATGTTGCTTGAGCAAGCGTATGCTTTGCTTGAGGAAGGTGTGGATGGCCTGATCCTGGAAACCTTCTATGATGAAAAGGAATTAATACGAGCTTTACGTATTTTGCGATCAAGAACAGATATCCCCATTATTACACAGGTAGCTTTACATGAGGCTGGCTTGACACAAACTGGAAGATATATTGAAGATGTCTTTGCTGAATTGTTTCAATCTGGTGCTGATGTTGCCGGTCTCAATTGCCGGTTGGGACCGCTTCATATGATTGAATCTTTGACCTATGTGCCCCTTCCACAGAAGGGACATCTTTCTGCCTATCCGAATGCAGGTCTCCCCAAATATGTAGATGGTACATATGTGTATGAGGGAACACCTGAATACTTTAAAGATATGGTGAATCAATTTGCCAATCAAGGTGTCAAACTGATTGGTGGCTGCTGCGGGACCACACCTGCACACATTCGGGCGATGAAAGAAGCATTACAGCAAGCGCCGGTCTTAAGGAAAGAGGTAGAGAGAAGAAATATCATTACCATAGCAGAGGCTCGCTCTCGTCAAACAGGTAATAGTTTAGCAGAAAAGGCAAAGGAGGAGAGAACGATTATTGTCGAGCTAGACCCTCCTAAAACTTTGGATACGAGTCGCTTTTTTGAAGGAGCAAAGGCACTCAAACGAGCAGGAGCCGATGCAATTACTCTGGCTGATAATTCATTAGCCAGTCCACGTATTTCTAATATGGCACTTGGCGCGATGCTAATGAGGCAGAACATACCTGTGTTAACACACTTAACATGTCGCGATCACAATTTAATTGGCTTACAATCCCATTTACTAGGTCTTGCTTCCCTGGGTATGAATGAGGTGCTTGCTTTGACGGGAGATCCAGCTCGTGTCGGCGATTTTCCAGGCGCCACGTCTGTTTATGATGTTTCCTCATTCGAGCTTATTTCTATGATGAAACAAATGAATCAAGGAAAATCACCTCTTGGCAAATCAATTGGGGATGCTACTTCCTTCTCTGTGGCTGCTGCTTTTAACCCAAATGTACGACATATCGATGCTGCTGTAAAAAGGATGGAAAAGAAGATTGCTGCTGGCGCAGATTATTTTCTTACACAGCCTGTATATGATGTGGAGACACTTCTAAGAACCTATGAAGCAACGAGACATGTAAAAGTACCTATTTTCATAGGAATCATGCCGCTCGTCAGTAAGAGAAATGCAGATTTTTTACATTATGAGGTGCCGGGCATCACCCTTCCAGAAAATATTAGACAAAGGATGGATTGCCAGCCACAGCAAGCTATACAAGAGGGCTTGGCCATTTCCAAAGAGCTGTTGGCTGCTGCAGTAACAATGTTTCATGGCATTTATTTAATTACGCCTTTTCTGCGTTACGAACTAACAGAAGAACTTGTACAATATGCAAAAATACAACAGGAGGCGAACGTATGA
- a CDS encoding methionine biosynthesis PLP-dependent protein: MRQETKLAQIGNRSEHTTGTVSAPIYLSTAYRHEGIGRSTGYDYTRTGNPTREILEQAIAELEHGDKGFACSSGMAAILLVLSLFKSGDELIVSEDLYGGTFRLFNDLENRWNIRCRYVSTHDLHHIEEAITSNTKAIFIETPTNPLMEVTDLPGVADIAKRYNLLLIVDNTFYTPVLQQPILLGADIVIHSATKYLGGHNDVLAGLVVAKGAALCTALGHFHNASGAVLSPFDSWLLMRGMKTLALRMKQHEENAKALVSFLQSSASVTDVLYPGKGGMISFRLQHEEWIDPFLQSLSLITFAESLGGTESFITYPATQTHADIPTQVRLQRGVCNRLLRFSVGIEHVEDLIQDVKHALYLVREEVQI; the protein is encoded by the coding sequence ATGAGACAGGAAACAAAGTTGGCTCAAATTGGAAACAGAAGTGAACACACTACAGGAACTGTGAGCGCTCCTATTTACTTATCTACAGCTTACAGACATGAGGGGATTGGCAGATCAACCGGATATGACTATACGCGTACAGGCAATCCAACGCGCGAGATTCTCGAGCAGGCCATTGCAGAGCTGGAACACGGAGATAAAGGGTTTGCCTGTAGCTCAGGTATGGCTGCAATTCTTCTTGTACTTTCTTTATTTAAATCTGGAGATGAATTGATTGTATCAGAAGACTTATACGGCGGTACTTTCCGCTTATTTAATGATTTAGAAAACAGATGGAACATTCGATGTAGATATGTATCAACTCATGATCTACATCATATCGAAGAAGCCATTACATCAAACACAAAGGCTATTTTCATTGAGACACCTACCAACCCACTCATGGAAGTCACAGACCTTCCCGGCGTAGCTGACATTGCAAAAAGATATAATTTACTGCTCATAGTTGATAATACCTTTTACACACCGGTGCTACAGCAGCCTATCTTGCTTGGTGCCGACATTGTCATTCATAGTGCCACAAAATATTTAGGAGGACATAATGATGTATTGGCTGGTCTTGTTGTAGCGAAAGGAGCAGCGCTTTGCACGGCACTCGGTCATTTTCATAACGCTTCCGGTGCTGTTTTAAGTCCCTTTGACTCTTGGCTTTTAATGAGAGGCATGAAAACTCTAGCACTGCGCATGAAGCAGCATGAAGAGAACGCAAAAGCCTTGGTTTCTTTCTTGCAGTCTTCCGCATCAGTAACAGATGTCCTGTACCCTGGCAAAGGGGGAATGATTTCATTTCGCTTACAACACGAAGAATGGATTGATCCATTTTTGCAATCCCTTTCTCTCATCACATTTGCAGAAAGTCTAGGTGGTACGGAAAGTTTTATTACATATCCGGCTACTCAAACACATGCAGATATTCCTACTCAGGTGCGGCTACAACGTGGTGTATGCAATCGGCTACTTCGCTTTTCCGTGGGTATTGAGCATGTTGAAGATTTGATACAAGATGTAAAGCACGCACTTTATCTTGTACGCGAGGAGGTTCAAATATGA
- the metC gene encoding cystathionine beta-lyase translates to MNHFSFDTRLLHNKHKFDSQTGAVSVPIYQTSTFHQTNPDTFGKYDYSRSGNPTREALEEVIADLEDGVKGFAFSSGMAAISTAFLLLSQGDHVLISEDVYGGTFRVVTEVLARYGVEHTFVDMSNLQAVKNAIRPNTKVLYVETPSNPLLKVTDLAAVCQIAKKHGALTFVDNTFMTPLYQRPLSLGADVVLHSATKFIAGHSDVTAGLAVVKDASLAKQLGFLQNAFGAVLAPQDAWLVLRGLKTLQVRLERSAQNASAMAAYLDQHPKIKHVHYPGLTHHPGYDVHQRQASHPGAVLSFELHEEISLNSFLSCITLPVFAVSLGAVESILSYPAKMSHAAMSVEEREKRGISSNLLRLSVGLEHIDDLICDFENTFERTKSHIQLF, encoded by the coding sequence ATGAACCACTTTTCCTTTGATACACGCTTATTGCATAATAAGCATAAATTTGATTCACAAACAGGTGCTGTCAGTGTACCTATTTACCAAACGTCCACTTTTCATCAAACAAATCCCGATACATTTGGCAAATACGATTATAGTCGTTCCGGAAACCCTACTCGTGAGGCTCTAGAAGAGGTGATTGCCGATCTTGAAGACGGTGTGAAAGGATTTGCATTCTCATCAGGCATGGCTGCTATCTCAACTGCCTTTTTGCTCCTATCACAAGGAGATCATGTTCTTATTTCTGAAGATGTATACGGCGGAACCTTTCGAGTTGTAACAGAAGTACTGGCACGTTACGGCGTAGAGCACACCTTTGTTGATATGAGTAATTTACAAGCTGTAAAAAACGCAATTAGACCAAATACAAAGGTACTATATGTAGAAACTCCTTCCAACCCACTTTTAAAAGTCACCGACTTAGCTGCTGTATGTCAAATCGCTAAAAAGCACGGCGCTTTGACTTTTGTAGATAATACCTTTATGACACCTTTGTATCAGCGTCCTTTGTCTCTAGGAGCTGATGTGGTCTTACACAGCGCAACAAAATTTATTGCTGGGCATAGCGATGTAACTGCAGGTTTAGCTGTGGTAAAGGATGCATCTTTAGCAAAACAACTCGGCTTTTTACAAAATGCTTTCGGTGCAGTGCTCGCACCACAAGATGCCTGGCTCGTACTTCGCGGGCTGAAAACATTACAAGTTCGCTTAGAGCGAAGTGCACAAAATGCATCAGCTATGGCTGCCTATCTCGATCAACATCCGAAAATAAAGCATGTACATTATCCAGGGCTTACTCATCATCCAGGCTATGACGTACACCAACGTCAAGCATCACATCCCGGTGCTGTTCTTTCCTTTGAATTGCACGAAGAAATATCTCTAAACTCATTCTTATCATGTATTACATTACCAGTCTTTGCTGTGAGTTTAGGTGCTGTTGAATCTATATTATCTTACCCAGCTAAGATGTCACATGCTGCTATGTCTGTGGAAGAACGAGAAAAACGAGGCATCTCATCGAATTTGCTTCGTTTATCTGTTGGCTTAGAACATATTGATGATCTTATATGTGACTTTGAAAATACTTTTGAGAGAACAAAAAGTCACATTCAATTATTCTAA
- a CDS encoding helix-turn-helix transcriptional regulator yields the protein MIETFESEANLFEENAEMLKVLAHPVRLCIVKGLIEKGACNVSTMYTSLDMPQSTISQHLAKLKSSKIVTSERKGLEIFYSVDNEKVTQLIKILF from the coding sequence ATGATTGAAACATTCGAAAGTGAAGCCAATTTATTTGAAGAAAATGCTGAGATGTTGAAGGTACTGGCTCATCCGGTTCGCCTTTGTATTGTGAAGGGACTAATTGAAAAAGGGGCATGTAATGTATCAACAATGTATACAAGCCTTGACATGCCGCAGTCTACCATTTCACAGCACTTAGCCAAGTTAAAAAGCTCCAAAATTGTTACGAGTGAGCGAAAAGGTTTAGAAATCTTTTATAGTGTTGATAACGAAAAAGTAACACAACTTATAAAGATATTATTTTAA
- a CDS encoding class I SAM-dependent methyltransferase, producing MQAIIEEIKASKLQAISYADFMEKALYDPTFGYYMKHKPKIGKQGDFYTSSNISIFAKQWAKFFVSLVEAKVTSPVICEIGGGTGQFAYDVLMEWQRVSPQTYKTLTYIMVEVSPYHRTLQQERLVDLGVRWCTSIQEVDSFNGIVFANELFDAFPVHVVEQQDELVEIYIAFNEQQQLIERAILLENLEVISYLKKQNFKLAYGQRMEVPLAMESYMAEIGRVLQQGLFITVDYGYTNEEWCEPVHRQGSLRGYYKHQLISNPLLYPGDMDLTTHIHWDGLQSAAAENQMETLLRVKQTTFLLATGILEQLIDHVDVDPFSTASTHNRAVRSLLTGGISDTFQIAIMGKLLEGYRELLAVTNEMRHSPL from the coding sequence ATGCAAGCAATTATAGAGGAGATTAAAGCAAGTAAATTGCAGGCTATTTCGTACGCAGATTTTATGGAAAAAGCATTATATGACCCGACTTTTGGGTATTATATGAAACACAAACCGAAGATTGGAAAACAAGGTGATTTTTATACAAGTAGTAATATATCAATATTTGCAAAGCAATGGGCTAAATTTTTTGTTTCGTTAGTAGAAGCCAAAGTCACTTCCCCTGTTATTTGTGAAATAGGTGGGGGAACAGGGCAATTTGCATATGATGTGCTAATGGAATGGCAACGTGTTTCCCCGCAAACCTATAAGACTTTAACCTATATAATGGTGGAAGTTAGTCCGTATCATCGAACGTTACAACAAGAGAGGTTAGTAGACTTAGGCGTACGCTGGTGCACATCTATCCAAGAAGTAGATAGTTTTAACGGAATTGTGTTTGCAAATGAGCTGTTTGATGCATTTCCTGTTCATGTTGTAGAACAGCAAGATGAGTTGGTGGAAATATATATCGCTTTTAATGAACAACAGCAACTGATAGAGCGTGCTATTTTATTAGAGAATTTGGAGGTTATATCTTACTTGAAAAAACAGAATTTCAAGTTGGCGTATGGGCAAAGAATGGAAGTGCCTCTTGCGATGGAATCTTATATGGCTGAAATAGGCCGTGTCTTGCAGCAGGGACTATTTATCACTGTCGACTATGGCTATACCAATGAAGAATGGTGTGAGCCTGTTCATCGCCAAGGAAGCTTACGAGGGTATTATAAGCATCAATTGATTTCAAATCCATTGTTATATCCAGGGGATATGGATTTGACGACGCATATACATTGGGATGGGTTGCAGTCAGCTGCAGCAGAAAATCAAATGGAAACGCTGCTTCGTGTTAAACAAACAACATTTTTGCTTGCTACTGGTATCCTCGAACAGTTGATTGATCATGTTGATGTAGACCCGTTTTCTACAGCAAGTACTCATAATCGAGCGGTGCGGTCATTGCTAACAGGTGGCATAAGTGACACCTTTCAAATAGCGATTATGGGGAAACTGCTAGAAGGCTATCGTGAGCTGCTAGCTGTGACTAATGAAATGCGTCATTCACCTTTATGA
- a CDS encoding MBL fold metallo-hydrolase, with translation MKWRQLPLGPLQTNAYILHNEQGQCIVFDPGSEGKRLITYLRKHHLHPLAILLTHAHFDHIGAVDEVRNAFSIPVYVHEAEQDWLADTTLNGSSYFGQGSITAKAADCVITEESTLQIGDFTFEVLETPGHSPGSVSYYCKEAGVVFSGDVLFQMSIGRTDLRGGSFHELVLSIEEKLFTLPDDTVVMCGHGPETTIGFEKEHNPFLNA, from the coding sequence ATGAAATGGCGACAATTGCCGTTAGGTCCATTACAAACCAATGCATATATCTTACATAATGAACAGGGGCAATGTATTGTCTTTGATCCGGGTAGTGAAGGGAAACGTCTTATTACTTATTTACGAAAGCATCATTTACATCCATTAGCGATTTTACTTACTCATGCACACTTTGATCATATTGGTGCTGTGGATGAGGTGAGAAATGCTTTCTCTATCCCTGTGTATGTGCATGAAGCTGAGCAAGACTGGCTGGCGGATACAACTCTTAATGGTTCTAGCTACTTTGGACAGGGAAGTATTACAGCAAAGGCCGCAGATTGTGTAATTACGGAAGAAAGCACGCTTCAAATAGGTGATTTTACATTTGAGGTTCTTGAGACACCGGGCCACTCCCCTGGAAGTGTATCGTATTATTGCAAAGAAGCAGGTGTGGTATTTTCTGGTGATGTCCTATTTCAAATGAGTATAGGACGTACGGACTTGCGTGGCGGTAGCTTTCATGAATTGGTATTGAGTATTGAAGAGAAACTTTTTACCTTGCCTGATGATACCGTTGTAATGTGCGGACACGGCCCGGAAACAACCATTGGATTTGAAAAAGAACATAATCCATTTTTAAATGCGTAA
- a CDS encoding DUF2759 domain-containing protein → MKYGLVVIFVLVTLLSLYSSYKTLKEKNMLGASLSVATLVVFGWFTIMTIIKNGYPPTH, encoded by the coding sequence ATGAAATACGGTCTTGTTGTTATTTTCGTACTAGTAACACTTTTATCTTTGTATTCCAGCTACAAAACATTAAAAGAAAAGAATATGCTTGGTGCGTCACTTTCTGTCGCCACACTGGTTGTATTCGGTTGGTTCACAATCATGACAATCATCAAAAATGGCTATCCGCCTACACATTAA